In the Pseudanabaena sp. PCC 7367 genome, one interval contains:
- the uvrB gene encoding excinuclease ABC subunit UvrB → MPEFNLQAPWAPTADQPKAIAQLLEGLDANNRCQTLLGATGTGKTMTIANVIAQHQKPTLVLAHNKTLAAQLCNELRQFFPDNAVEYFISYYDYYQPEAYIPVTDTYIEKSASINEEIDMLRHSATRSLFERTDVIVVASISCIYGLGIPEEYLKASIPLRVGAEVDPRQLLRSLASVQYERNDVEHGRGKFRIKGDILEIGPAYEDRIIRVEFFGDEIEAIRYVDPVTGEIMQSMEGLNIYPARHFVTPEERLVQACDQIEAELETQLIDLKKAEKLLEAQRLEQRTRYDLELLREIGFCSGVENYSRHLAGKEAGDPPGCLVDYFPQNDWLLVIDESHVTVPQIRAMYKGDRARKMTLIEHGFRLPSAADNRPLKSDEFWQKVHQCIFVSATPGNWEKEESQQIVEQIIRPTGVLDPEVFVRPTEGQVDDLLHEIKLRVQRNERTLITTLTKRMAEDLTTYFQERHVSVRYLHSDIKPIERIEILQDLRKGAFDVLIGVNLLREGLDLPEVSLVAILDADKEGFLRAERSLIQTIGRAARNINGQVVMYADRITDSMKKAISETSRRRQIQIEYNRAHGIEPKPIVKDTSSNAILDFLSVSRRLSEQQLDYTVSHASELSLDEIPMLIEQLEVQMKEAAKKQEFEQAAQYRDKIKRLRNQLLGKR, encoded by the coding sequence ATGCCAGAATTTAACCTGCAAGCCCCCTGGGCACCTACCGCTGACCAGCCAAAGGCGATCGCCCAATTGCTAGAAGGACTAGACGCAAACAATCGCTGCCAAACTTTGCTGGGTGCCACCGGTACGGGCAAAACCATGACGATCGCCAATGTGATTGCCCAACATCAAAAGCCAACCCTGGTACTGGCTCATAATAAAACCCTGGCTGCCCAGTTGTGTAATGAGTTGCGGCAGTTTTTCCCCGACAATGCGGTGGAATATTTCATTAGCTATTACGACTACTATCAGCCGGAAGCCTATATCCCAGTTACCGATACCTATATTGAAAAATCCGCCTCGATCAACGAAGAGATCGATATGCTGCGCCACTCGGCCACCCGATCGCTGTTTGAACGCACTGATGTAATTGTGGTGGCATCAATTAGCTGCATCTATGGGTTGGGGATTCCGGAAGAATACCTCAAGGCTTCGATTCCATTACGAGTGGGTGCAGAAGTCGATCCGCGCCAGCTTTTGCGCAGTCTGGCCTCGGTGCAATATGAACGCAATGACGTTGAACATGGTCGTGGCAAGTTTCGGATTAAGGGCGATATCCTGGAAATTGGTCCTGCCTATGAAGATCGGATCATTCGGGTTGAGTTTTTTGGTGATGAGATCGAAGCGATCCGCTATGTCGATCCGGTTACTGGCGAGATTATGCAAAGTATGGAAGGGTTGAATATTTACCCCGCCCGCCACTTTGTCACCCCAGAGGAACGCCTAGTGCAAGCCTGCGATCAGATCGAGGCGGAGCTAGAGACACAGTTGATAGACCTTAAGAAAGCAGAAAAACTCCTGGAAGCACAGCGCTTAGAGCAGCGCACCCGCTACGATCTGGAATTATTACGGGAAATTGGTTTTTGTAGTGGCGTAGAAAACTACTCGCGCCACCTGGCGGGCAAAGAAGCAGGCGATCCCCCTGGTTGCCTGGTGGATTATTTCCCGCAAAATGATTGGCTTTTGGTGATCGATGAATCCCATGTGACCGTGCCGCAAATTCGCGCCATGTACAAAGGCGATCGGGCTCGAAAAATGACCCTGATCGAGCATGGCTTTCGCTTACCCAGTGCTGCCGACAATCGCCCACTTAAGTCCGATGAATTCTGGCAAAAGGTGCATCAGTGCATTTTTGTCTCGGCCACCCCTGGTAATTGGGAAAAGGAAGAATCACAGCAGATCGTCGAGCAAATCATTCGCCCCACTGGCGTACTCGATCCTGAAGTGTTTGTGCGCCCCACCGAAGGCCAGGTAGACGATCTCCTCCATGAAATCAAGCTGCGGGTACAGCGCAATGAACGCACTCTGATCACCACCCTGACTAAGCGAATGGCGGAGGATTTAACCACCTACTTCCAAGAGCGCCATGTGAGCGTACGCTACCTGCATTCAGACATCAAGCCGATCGAACGGATTGAGATTTTGCAAGATCTGCGTAAGGGTGCTTTTGATGTTTTGATTGGTGTTAACCTGCTGCGGGAAGGTTTGGACTTGCCGGAAGTATCATTGGTGGCGATCCTGGATGCCGATAAGGAGGGCTTCTTGCGGGCAGAGCGATCGCTAATTCAAACCATTGGCCGCGCCGCGCGAAACATCAATGGCCAGGTGGTGATGTATGCCGATCGGATCACAGACAGCATGAAAAAGGCGATCAGTGAAACTAGTCGCCGCCGTCAAATTCAAATTGAATATAACCGGGCGCATGGCATCGAGCCCAAACCGATCGTGAAAGACACTTCATCCAATGCGATTCTCGACTTTTTGTCTGTCTCTCGCCGCCTCAGTGAACAACAACTGGACTACACCGTCAGCCATGCCAGTGAATTATCCCTCGATGAGATCCCAATGCTAATTGAGCAATTGGAGGTGCAAATGAAGGAGGCAGCGAAAAAGCAGGAGTTTGAGCAGGCTGCCCAATACCGCGACAAGATCAAGAGGTTGCGTAATCAATTGCTGGGTAAGCGTTAA
- a CDS encoding translation initiation factor translates to MSKQKKVVYREFGDPEPEFVEEAIDLPPQQQNLKIEASRKGRKGKTVTVISGFQTDAETLAKLTKQLKNQCGSGGTLKDQTIEIQGDHKQKILQFLTSLGYKAKISGG, encoded by the coding sequence ATGAGTAAACAAAAAAAGGTAGTTTATCGGGAGTTTGGCGACCCGGAACCAGAGTTTGTGGAGGAGGCGATCGATTTGCCACCGCAACAACAAAACCTGAAGATCGAGGCTTCTCGCAAGGGGCGCAAGGGTAAAACCGTAACTGTGATCAGCGGGTTTCAAACTGATGCGGAAACGTTAGCTAAGTTGACCAAGCAACTCAAAAATCAATGCGGTTCTGGCGGCACGCTCAAAGACCAGACGATCGAAATCCAGGGCGATCACAAACAAAAAATTTTACAGTTTTTAACTAGTTTGGGTTACAAAGCAAAAATTAGCGGCGGTTAG
- a CDS encoding AAA family ATPase yields the protein METPDKNAQLSRVVLKGFKSIAECDIELKPLNVLIGCNGAGKSNFISFFKMIQQLLDKNLQRFVGQEGGPDSILHFGRKTTEILEVGLYFGMRQYKAAFMPTKDNRLMIGEEILIAFDNLAGSSKGKFETVMGQTKGTADYYVLSGMKGWWIFHFHDTSDSATVKQLHPINDNIYLRPDASNLAAFLYLLKEQYRDNYDRIVKTIRLVAPFFGDFILRPSPLNQDNIQLEWQELGQDIPFKAHHLSDGTLRFICLATLLLQPKSLQPETILIDEPELGLHPYAINVLASLIRLASLEKQLIVSTQSIELLNNFEPEDVIVVDRDQGKSTLNRLSSSKLQEWLDEYTLGELWQKNLFGGTPAR from the coding sequence ATGGAAACACCAGATAAAAATGCCCAATTAAGCCGAGTGGTGCTAAAAGGATTTAAGTCGATCGCTGAATGCGATATTGAACTTAAGCCTCTCAATGTGCTGATCGGTTGCAATGGTGCTGGTAAATCTAACTTCATTAGCTTTTTCAAGATGATTCAGCAATTGCTGGACAAGAATTTACAACGCTTTGTGGGTCAGGAAGGTGGGCCTGATTCAATTTTACATTTCGGTCGCAAAACAACCGAGATTCTTGAGGTAGGCCTATATTTTGGAATGCGTCAATACAAAGCTGCATTCATGCCGACCAAAGATAATCGTTTAATGATTGGAGAAGAAATACTTATAGCATTTGATAATCTGGCTGGCAGCAGCAAAGGTAAATTTGAGACGGTTATGGGGCAGACGAAAGGAACCGCTGATTATTATGTACTGTCTGGCATGAAGGGCTGGTGGATTTTTCACTTCCACGACACCAGTGACAGCGCAACAGTTAAACAACTACACCCAATCAACGACAATATTTATTTACGTCCCGATGCCAGCAATCTGGCCGCGTTTCTTTATTTACTAAAAGAGCAGTATCGAGATAACTACGATCGCATCGTTAAAACAATTCGCCTGGTTGCCCCTTTCTTTGGCGATTTCATCCTGCGGCCATCACCCCTTAACCAGGATAATATTCAACTGGAATGGCAAGAACTAGGCCAGGATATCCCTTTTAAAGCCCACCATTTGTCTGATGGTACGTTGCGGTTCATTTGCCTTGCCACGTTGTTGCTGCAACCAAAATCCTTACAGCCAGAAACCATCTTGATCGATGAGCCAGAATTGGGACTACATCCCTATGCAATTAACGTCCTGGCATCATTGATCAGGTTGGCATCGTTGGAAAAGCAGCTAATTGTTTCTACTCAATCGATCGAGCTTTTGAATAATTTTGAGCCAGAAGATGTGATCGTAGTCGATCGTGACCAGGGCAAATCAACTCTAAACCGTCTTTCTAGTTCAAAACTTCAGGAGTGGTTAGATGAATACACCTTGGGTGAGCTATGGCAAAAGAACCTGTTCGGGGGTACACCTGCCAGATGA
- a CDS encoding DUF4276 family protein, whose amino-acid sequence MAKEPVRGYTCQMSNVYILVEGQTEFIFISEFLSEFFRGKSIYLFPIVTRTSKTAKGGIVIYSQVKPQLEQLCKEHPNEFVTTMIDLYGLPNDFPGKDSLPNITDPYQKVEYLEQSLASDLNCPNFYPNIMLHEFETLLFSDPKAFRSWFNDEVVNRIEVISRNFETPEHINDGVTTAPSKRIIQCCKGYDKILHGSTISLDIGLDTIRNKCRHFDDWLNKLMTLV is encoded by the coding sequence ATGGCAAAAGAACCTGTTCGGGGGTACACCTGCCAGATGAGCAATGTTTACATACTTGTTGAGGGGCAGACTGAGTTCATATTTATTAGTGAATTCCTGAGCGAGTTCTTTCGGGGAAAAAGTATATATCTGTTTCCCATCGTGACTAGAACTAGTAAGACGGCAAAGGGCGGTATAGTCATATATTCTCAGGTAAAGCCTCAATTAGAACAACTATGCAAAGAACACCCGAATGAATTTGTCACAACAATGATTGATTTATATGGGTTGCCCAATGATTTTCCTGGTAAGGATTCCTTGCCAAATATTACTGATCCATACCAAAAGGTTGAGTATCTTGAACAAAGTTTGGCGAGCGATCTAAATTGTCCAAACTTTTACCCTAATATTATGCTGCATGAGTTTGAAACTCTACTTTTCAGCGATCCTAAGGCTTTCAGGAGTTGGTTTAATGATGAAGTGGTCAATCGCATAGAAGTTATTAGCCGCAACTTTGAAACTCCTGAGCATATTAACGATGGTGTAACTACTGCGCCTTCAAAGAGAATCATCCAATGCTGCAAAGGCTATGACAAGATTCTGCATGGCTCAACAATATCCCTGGATATTGGTTTAGATACTATTCGTAACAAATGTAGGCATTTTGACGACTGGCTCAATAAACTGATGACATTGGTTTAG
- the dxs gene encoding 1-deoxy-D-xylulose-5-phosphate synthase, with protein sequence MRLRDIVHPNQLHGLTVAELESIAQEIREKHLQTIAATGGHLGPGLGVVELTLGLYQTLDLDRDKVIWDVGHQAYPHKMITGRYEQFHTLRQKDGVAGYLKRTESPFDHFGAGHASTSISAGLGMAMARDAMGDDYKVAAIIGDGALTGGMALEAINHAGHLPKTNLLVILNDNEMSISPNVGAIPRYLNRLRLSEPIQSISENLEDQIRNLPFLGGSISPEIERLRDNFKIVTMLQNKVGAIIEELGFKYIGPIDGHNVKELIDTFTMAHTLKGPVMVHVSTTKGKGYKYAEVDKVAYHAQNAFDIATGKATPSKPKPPKYSKVFVDTLIKLAEHDKRIIGITAAMATGTGLDKLQTKFPDQYVDVGIAEQHAITLAAGMACEGVRPIAAIYSTFLQRAYDQIIHDVCIQKLPVFFCLDRAGIVGADGPTHQGMYDIAYLRCIPNMVMMAPKDEAELQQMLVTGINYTDGPIAMRYPRGNGIGVPLQEEGWQPLPIGKGEVLREGDDVLLVAYGTMVNTAMQAAELLVEHGMEATVVNARFAKPIDLELIAPLAQKIGHVFTLEEGCIMGGFGSGVLEGLMDMGIMLPITRLGVPDILVDHASPDEAKAGLGLTSGQIKDRILTQLTTSETRSPINTN encoded by the coding sequence ATGCGTTTAAGAGATATCGTTCATCCCAACCAACTGCATGGTTTGACTGTGGCAGAATTGGAATCTATTGCCCAGGAGATTCGGGAGAAACACCTGCAAACGATCGCGGCGACAGGTGGACACCTTGGGCCTGGCTTGGGGGTGGTGGAACTAACCTTAGGCTTGTATCAGACCTTAGATCTCGATCGTGACAAGGTGATTTGGGATGTGGGGCATCAAGCCTATCCCCATAAAATGATTACTGGCCGCTATGAGCAATTCCATACCCTGCGGCAAAAGGATGGCGTAGCTGGATATCTCAAGCGCACCGAAAGCCCCTTCGATCATTTTGGTGCTGGTCATGCTTCCACAAGTATCTCTGCTGGCCTGGGTATGGCAATGGCGCGTGATGCGATGGGCGATGATTATAAGGTAGCGGCGATCATTGGTGATGGAGCGCTGACCGGCGGCATGGCTCTAGAAGCAATCAACCATGCTGGACATTTGCCCAAAACTAACCTGCTGGTAATCTTGAATGATAATGAGATGTCGATCTCACCCAACGTTGGTGCGATCCCCCGTTATCTCAATCGTCTCCGCCTCAGTGAGCCGATCCAGTCGATTAGTGAAAACCTCGAAGATCAAATTCGCAATCTGCCGTTTCTGGGTGGTTCGATCAGCCCAGAGATTGAAAGGCTGCGCGATAACTTCAAGATTGTTACCATGCTGCAAAACAAGGTAGGGGCAATCATTGAAGAACTGGGCTTTAAATATATTGGCCCGATCGATGGCCATAATGTCAAGGAATTGATCGACACCTTCACGATGGCGCATACGCTCAAAGGGCCAGTGATGGTGCATGTATCAACCACCAAGGGCAAGGGCTATAAATATGCGGAAGTAGACAAGGTGGCCTACCATGCTCAAAATGCCTTTGATATTGCCACTGGTAAAGCTACACCCAGCAAGCCCAAACCACCTAAATATTCCAAGGTGTTTGTGGATACGCTGATCAAGCTAGCCGAGCATGACAAGCGGATTATTGGTATTACAGCAGCGATGGCCACTGGTACTGGCCTAGACAAATTACAAACCAAGTTCCCCGATCAATATGTGGATGTGGGAATTGCCGAACAACATGCGATCACCCTGGCGGCGGGAATGGCCTGCGAAGGAGTGCGACCGATCGCGGCGATCTATTCCACCTTCTTGCAGCGTGCCTATGACCAGATTATCCATGATGTTTGTATCCAGAAGCTGCCCGTCTTCTTCTGTCTCGATCGAGCCGGGATCGTGGGTGCAGATGGCCCTACTCACCAGGGTATGTATGATATAGCCTATCTGCGTTGTATCCCGAATATGGTGATGATGGCTCCTAAGGATGAAGCCGAGTTGCAACAAATGCTGGTGACCGGGATTAACTACACCGATGGCCCGATCGCCATGCGCTATCCCCGTGGTAATGGCATTGGTGTGCCGCTTCAAGAGGAAGGTTGGCAACCACTGCCGATCGGCAAGGGTGAGGTATTACGCGAAGGTGATGATGTGTTGTTAGTTGCCTATGGCACGATGGTGAATACGGCGATGCAGGCGGCTGAATTGCTGGTGGAACATGGCATGGAAGCAACTGTGGTGAATGCCAGATTTGCCAAGCCGATCGATCTAGAGCTGATTGCACCCCTGGCTCAAAAAATCGGCCATGTGTTTACGCTCGAAGAAGGCTGCATTATGGGTGGCTTTGGCAGCGGCGTGCTCGAAGGACTGATGGATATGGGCATTATGTTGCCAATTACCCGTCTGGGTGTGCCCGACATTCTGGTGGATCATGCTTCTCCCGATGAAGCTAAAGCAGGATTGGGCTTAACCAGTGGTCAAATCAAGGATCGCATTTTGACCCAACTCACCACCAGTGAGACACGATCGCCAATTAATACCAATTAA
- the proB gene encoding glutamate 5-kinase, with amino-acid sequence MAQAKPTTNQPASQSSKNAQTIVIKIGTSSLTKPDTGDLRLAAIAQLVEVIVQLQRLGHRVVLVSSGAIGVGCTRLGMTDRPKRIEAKQAIAAVGQGRLIRIYDDFFAAFAQPVAQVLLTRNNLILRHHYIKVLNTFNELLQMSIVPIVNENDTIAIDEIKFGDNDTLSALVASLIEADWLFLLTDVDCLYSANPHQEETAVPISTVGYEQLQKLIGQDMGQDTGGDRPASGFDNQANRFEQSIAQAPPRPTKQPSQTNHPNQSNKWGTGGINTKLTAAKIAATAGVKTVISLGSEPQRLLSILQGEQLGTTFEPLPRAVTARKRWIAYGLIPAGKLILDAGAVLALEKSGRSLLPAGITQVIGKFEITDAVSLCDPNGVEFARGIVNYNSGDIARIAGFNSQQIPQLLNLDPNEFDGEVIHRDNMVLLNPTIATPTGT; translated from the coding sequence ATGGCTCAGGCAAAACCAACCACAAACCAACCCGCTTCGCAATCCTCGAAAAACGCACAGACAATTGTAATTAAAATTGGCACTTCTAGCCTGACCAAGCCAGATACTGGCGATCTGCGGTTGGCAGCGATCGCCCAGCTAGTTGAGGTGATCGTGCAATTACAACGGTTGGGGCATCGGGTGGTGCTGGTGTCATCGGGGGCGATTGGCGTGGGTTGTACTCGTCTGGGGATGACCGATCGACCCAAGCGAATTGAGGCCAAGCAAGCGATCGCGGCAGTGGGTCAGGGGCGGCTGATTCGGATTTATGATGATTTTTTTGCCGCCTTTGCCCAACCGGTGGCGCAGGTATTGCTGACCCGTAATAATTTAATTTTGCGGCATCATTACATCAAGGTACTCAATACCTTTAATGAGCTGTTGCAGATGTCAATTGTACCGATCGTGAATGAAAATGACACAATTGCGATCGATGAAATTAAATTTGGCGATAATGATACCCTCTCGGCGTTGGTGGCCAGTTTAATCGAAGCTGATTGGTTGTTCTTGCTTACTGATGTGGACTGTCTTTATTCTGCTAATCCCCACCAGGAAGAAACTGCCGTGCCAATTTCAACGGTGGGCTATGAACAGTTGCAAAAGTTGATTGGTCAGGATATGGGGCAAGATACTGGGGGCGATCGCCCTGCCTCTGGTTTTGATAATCAAGCTAATCGGTTTGAGCAGTCAATCGCTCAAGCTCCTCCTCGCCCCACTAAGCAGCCCAGCCAAACCAACCACCCCAACCAAAGCAATAAATGGGGCACAGGTGGCATTAATACCAAGCTGACCGCCGCTAAGATTGCGGCCACGGCAGGGGTCAAAACCGTAATTAGCCTCGGCAGTGAACCGCAACGGCTTTTATCAATTCTGCAAGGTGAGCAACTCGGTACTACCTTCGAGCCCCTACCCCGTGCGGTTACGGCTCGCAAACGCTGGATCGCCTATGGCTTGATTCCGGCCGGAAAGTTGATTCTGGACGCGGGGGCAGTGCTGGCGCTGGAAAAATCGGGGCGATCGCTCTTGCCTGCTGGTATTACTCAGGTAATTGGCAAATTTGAAATAACCGATGCCGTGAGCCTTTGCGATCCCAATGGGGTAGAGTTTGCGCGGGGGATTGTTAACTATAACAGCGGTGATATTGCCAGGATCGCTGGGTTCAACTCCCAGCAAATCCCCCAACTTCTTAATCTAGATCCCAATGAGTTTGATGGTGAAGTGATCCACCGGGATAATATGGTGTTGCTCAACCCCACGATCGCTACCCCAACTGGAACTTAG
- a CDS encoding thylakoid membrane protein ThyD yields MRVVITGATGFIGTRLVEKLHGRGDRLTLLVRDPDKAQQQFPADVFTNLAIVAYTPLQLGEWTNVFGDCDGVVNLAGAPIFGQRWSDKVKKAILESRQIGTRRIIEAIKTNQHKPTVLVNGSAIGFYGTDPDKEFDEYSFSGDDFLAEVCKAWEAEADVASELGLRVVKLRTGIVMGNGGALAKLLPIFQLGAGGKIGNGKQWFSWIHRDDLVDLIMLALDNTQITGSLNGTAPNPVTNAEFTKTLAKAVAKPALLPVPAIALQVILGEASILVLEGQKVLPKKALHNKFSFTYPELEPALMEIVGK; encoded by the coding sequence ATGAGAGTAGTTATTACTGGCGCTACTGGTTTTATTGGCACCAGACTGGTGGAAAAATTACATGGGCGGGGCGATCGCCTCACGCTGCTGGTGCGCGACCCAGACAAAGCCCAGCAGCAATTCCCAGCGGATGTTTTTACCAACCTGGCGATCGTGGCCTATACCCCGCTGCAACTGGGCGAATGGACTAATGTATTTGGCGATTGTGATGGCGTGGTCAATTTAGCTGGAGCACCGATTTTTGGCCAACGCTGGAGCGATAAGGTAAAAAAAGCGATTCTGGAAAGTCGGCAAATTGGCACCAGACGAATTATTGAAGCGATCAAAACCAATCAACATAAACCGACAGTATTAGTTAATGGCTCGGCGATCGGTTTCTATGGCACCGATCCAGACAAAGAATTTGATGAATATAGCTTTTCTGGTGATGATTTTCTGGCCGAGGTTTGTAAAGCCTGGGAGGCAGAAGCAGATGTGGCCAGCGAACTGGGCTTGCGGGTGGTCAAGCTACGCACTGGCATTGTGATGGGGAATGGCGGCGCTTTAGCAAAACTGCTGCCTATTTTTCAGCTTGGGGCTGGTGGCAAGATTGGTAATGGCAAGCAATGGTTTTCCTGGATTCACCGCGACGATCTGGTCGATTTAATTATGCTAGCGCTGGACAATACCCAAATTACTGGATCGCTAAATGGTACTGCCCCCAATCCAGTCACTAATGCTGAATTTACCAAAACCCTGGCCAAGGCCGTTGCCAAACCGGCGCTTTTACCAGTGCCAGCGATCGCCCTGCAAGTAATCCTGGGTGAGGCATCGATTTTAGTATTAGAAGGGCAAAAGGTTTTACCCAAGAAAGCGCTGCACAATAAGTTTTCTTTTACCTATCCTGAATTGGAGCCAGCTTTAATGGAGATTGTAGGCAAATAG
- a CDS encoding DUF2079 domain-containing protein gives MNKLIHQLTDRYAIYLLTAIAAILFFIASSTRHALFQSGGWDLGIFDQAAYLISRGLEPLSSLTGFHILGDHAAIILYYLGLLYAIYADLHWLLAVQAIALTIAAIPIYELAINAQLNKSAALAIAAIYLLYPAVFNINLFDFHPEVIALPGLCWAILFAKRGQIARFSSTVLLVLSCKAALALTVAAMGIWLLIFERDRFVSKPELSDQLEPKQTNQSISKVEQEINSDRNALLAAACAPEQFSNSNNWQLWQRKQKICGAIAIIDGIIWFIVATQLIIPAIGGENAAIGRHLSRYDYLGGSFTEIFTNLFTKPQLLLGQVFSLDTLGYLALLAAPLIWLISYRQLTPLIAAIPALAMNILASDGAQRDLVHQYSLPVLPFLFLVVIYSWHDRPAYPGLLRSMRHILLWSLLAFAIISRLSFFGSNYLDRLDTWQADHEAIAYVKSRDPIIDMRNYRSEKPSVLTTNEIAPHLTHRRYVRLAITEPMPTDLNQYDFVLLNIKHPGWLSNPEFAADLVARYQDASRSPFADRYRSVFSQDGVYLFERIK, from the coding sequence TTGAACAAACTAATCCACCAGCTAACCGATCGCTACGCCATCTATTTACTCACCGCGATCGCTGCGATCTTATTTTTTATTGCCAGCAGCACCCGTCATGCTCTGTTTCAATCCGGTGGTTGGGATTTGGGCATTTTTGATCAAGCTGCCTATTTAATCAGTCGTGGCCTGGAGCCGCTCTCTTCCCTGACCGGGTTTCATATTCTTGGCGATCATGCCGCGATCATTCTCTACTATTTAGGATTGCTATATGCAATTTATGCCGATTTACATTGGTTGCTGGCAGTGCAGGCCATTGCCCTAACGATCGCCGCAATCCCAATTTATGAACTGGCAATTAATGCCCAGTTGAACAAATCCGCAGCACTAGCGATCGCGGCGATCTATCTGCTCTATCCGGCCGTATTTAATATCAACCTGTTTGACTTTCACCCGGAAGTAATTGCCCTGCCAGGGTTGTGCTGGGCGATCTTATTTGCAAAGAGGGGACAAATTGCCAGATTTAGTAGCACAGTTTTGCTGGTGCTCAGTTGTAAGGCTGCCTTGGCATTAACGGTTGCCGCGATGGGGATATGGTTATTAATTTTTGAGCGCGATCGCTTCGTATCTAAACCAGAACTGTCTGATCAACTTGAGCCAAAGCAAACTAATCAATCCATAAGCAAAGTTGAACAAGAAATAAATAGCGATCGAAATGCTCTCCTTGCAGCGGCTTGCGCTCCTGAACAATTCAGTAATAGTAATAACTGGCAACTGTGGCAACGTAAGCAAAAAATTTGTGGAGCGATCGCAATTATTGATGGAATCATCTGGTTTATTGTCGCTACTCAGTTAATCATCCCCGCGATCGGTGGTGAGAATGCAGCGATCGGTAGACATCTGTCTCGCTATGACTATCTGGGCGGTTCGTTTACCGAGATTTTTACGAACTTGTTTACCAAGCCCCAGCTATTACTAGGTCAGGTTTTCTCGCTGGATACATTGGGATATTTAGCTTTATTAGCTGCGCCGTTAATCTGGTTGATTTCATATCGGCAACTAACACCCTTGATCGCCGCAATTCCGGCGCTGGCGATGAATATTTTGGCCAGCGATGGGGCGCAACGGGACTTGGTGCATCAATATTCGCTGCCAGTTTTGCCATTTTTATTTCTAGTGGTGATTTATAGCTGGCACGATCGCCCTGCTTATCCAGGCTTGCTGCGATCGATGCGGCATATTTTACTATGGTCGTTGTTGGCATTTGCGATCATCTCGCGGCTTAGCTTTTTTGGCAGTAATTACCTCGATCGGCTCGATACCTGGCAGGCTGATCATGAAGCGATCGCCTACGTCAAGTCACGCGATCCAATCATAGACATGCGTAATTACCGCAGCGAAAAACCCAGCGTTCTTACCACCAATGAAATTGCGCCCCACCTGACCCATCGCCGCTATGTGCGTCTGGCGATCACCGAGCCCATGCCCACCGATCTGAATCAATATGATTTTGTGTTGTTAAATATTAAACATCCTGGCTGGCTCAGTAATCCTGAATTTGCTGCGGATCTGGTGGCAAGGTATCAAGATGCCAGCCGATCGCCCTTTGCCGATCGCTATCGGTCAGTATTTAGCCAAGATGGAGTATATCTCTTTGAGCGGATCAAATAA